Within the Drosophila melanogaster chromosome 3R genome, the region TAGTATGTGCGTTGGTGTGTCGCATATGCGGGAGGCGAGTTCCAGGAATGCCGTGGCCATTGTCATTGTTGGTTTAGGATATCATCGATCCAAGCCTCAAGGAGTCCCGTTCCTCGATCCCCGCCCATCACTCAGCACGCACGTGCAGGGCACAAAAGCGGTCGTAATTGACGGTTTAACTCGATGGGCCCGGAACCTCCCCTGGCTGACAAACACGAGAGAAAAAAGTCCCAAAACGATATGTGAGCCCTGTCCAGGGGCTCGAGGGGTATGCAGATTCGACAACACTTTGCAACACGTGCAACACCACAGTGTTAAGCTGTTGATCGAGGCGTAGACAGGTCTGTGTCTTTTTTTGTCTCCGGTCCTCGGGGGCGTCGCTTGGCTAGGGGTTTGACTGGGTTTATGGCCAGAGGACCTCCTACTTGGACCCGGGGGAGTTCAACTCTTCGTCGAGGAGGTCGCAGCTGGGTTGTCAAGCACGGATCTTGTTTAGATCGATCATCAGGCGGGGGAGGTACTGCTTAATGTGTGTCTTTTACACAAAAACTGTGgaattattctaatgaattgCTCAACAAGggtaattatttttcaaagaaGCAGAACAATATTCTTGACAATCTTATATCTACACAGAGAGGGATTACTTTCACTTGACATTGTCTCTTCAGAATTACAATTACTTGAATGTTCTGCAAAGTTTATTTTACTAATCTAAAATCTAAGCAAAATCTACAACACTCGTCTTGATCATCCATGATCATGATGATATTTTTGGATTTGATTCAATATTTTCTCCTTGTTTAAGATttgtaacaaataaatcatattagATTAATGAGATATCTGCAAGCCGAAAATCACAAAGCCAATTAGAATTTTGGCCTATgatttttgttaatttaagtaaataaatagacCAAAGTATTAaggtttttgtgtgttttgtattttataacTATTAAAGCTGTTGTGTTGTTctcttaaaataaattccttAATAAACTAATAAAGCTTGAGGTGTGCTTATGATCTAGGTAAAGCTGTTATCACATTGTTAACGATTCAATTGGAAGACATGATTCGTTGCAGCAGAAGTTGCTGGTGGAAGACAGGATTCAATGTCGATGCTGAAGAAGATTCTTCAGCTGGAAGACTGGATTCGATgtcgatgatgatggtgatggtgatttACCAAGGGCGCCACATGGTTTCTTCGACTGGCTTGGGGCTGGCGGCGGATTGAGAGTCCTCGTTATCGCTGTGGTATCCCGAGGAGGCGGGGCTGAGTGGGCGTGGGGTGGAGGTTGTAACAGAAGTCTGGACCTGATCGGCCTGCAGCATGCGCTGGAACTCGACGCCCAGATGGGTCATCACTGTCTTGCCCACATCCACACTCATGGCTGGAGTGCAGGCCATCACACGGGAGATCTCGCTGACGGCGTTCATGTAGCCATTCTTGAAGCTATCCATGGGAAGTGGGGAGACCGGCGCCTGCTGCTTGACGACCTGTTTGCGCATGAAGACGAGTGCCGCCTCCAGCATCTCGGCCTTGTCCATTCGCAGGATGGCATCATCGCCCTGGAACTCGGCCACCAAGGTCTTCAAGGTGTCCAAACACTTGTTCATGCGGGCCCGACGCTGGCGCTCCAAAAGGGGCTTCTTCACCTTCAAATAGTGCTGGGTCTTGGAGACGAATgtggtgctgttgttgctctGTGGTGCCATTTTGtaatgtgttttttgttttggaagATTTGTAGAAATGTGCTGAGCTGATCTGAACTGCTTGCAGGATGCTGCTCGAATGATGCTGGATTCCTCGACTGCACCGGCTTTTATAcccgcagcagccgcagcagcagcagtgtgGAGAAGGTCCTTGCTGGAGGACCTGCTACCTGCGAACACCGTAAAGATCTCGAAATCTTATTGCTATGCTGTGCGTGCGTGGGAAAGGAAACCAAGGAAATCGTTGTGCAAAGACTGAGTTTTCAGGCTGCTTTTCTTGGCTccctttgtgtgttttattcCTTTCAATTGTCTAGCCAAGGAGTGTGGGTCCTGGCGACGCATTGTAACTGCAATTAAACCGTAAAATGCTGGCCAAGACGTGGGAACGTGGTGCTCAGAATTGGGCCCAATTGTCTGCGACAAACTGATTCGGTTTGGGCcagcaaatgaaaatcaaactcGGTAAAATTGTAATTGTCTTGTTGTGGCTTACTGATCTTTGGATCGCTGAAAGGAAAGAAGGAGGATCGTTTAGATCCTTTAGCCAGTTTCAAAACTAAATATGGGATGTTAGAGGTTGATGTAATCATGGATAGCAAACACTTATACCTCAATAAGGAATCAAATAGGTGGATACAAAGTACATAAAATTTTAGGGATTCGTCATCTGCTCATGCAAGTAATTATAAAATCCAATTCATTACAAACAAGCACTTAGATATATGTCCTAGTCATGGTTTTTTAGGGTCCCTTCACCATCATCGCTGCCCCATAAATCCTGACCCAATGCTCGCCCGATCCCCATGCACACTTTACTGACAACCCTTAACGCTAACCCCAATCCCCATCCCAGATCCAATTCGAATCCCGAGAAAGTGGCTGTCACCGTTGTTAGGGTCTTGAGGGGTCTTTCCGTTTGTTTTGCTCGATTTTCATATCGTGAGAACCGCTCGAGACGCGTCGTGTGTTTCCCACGCGATGTGCACACCTGCCATTTAAGACGCTTATATGGTTACGATTACAGGCACGGATACACGGAAAGCCAGCGAGACACAGATACTCCACACAGACAACCACTTGGCCGTAAATATACAGAAGCAACAACCAGATGAGGGCACACATTTATCTGTCGGCACACATTTATTGCGCCGGCGCGACGCTTATTATCAGCCCAAGTAGCAATCGTCGTGTGAGTGACTGATGCACTGACGGATTGACTAAACTGCTCGACTGAATGACTGAATGACTGCCGGAcggactgactgactgactgactggcgaACTGAGAAACCGACTGATTACTGCCTGCTTTACTTTAGTTTTTCACTCTTGTCGCCGTCATTGAcgattgtttaatttaaattgccgGCTACCAGTCGGCGGGCTTAATGATTATGGCCGGGCccagagccagagccagaGTTGCCATCCAAGTTCCGTGGAACTTGTACGCAATAGTTATTTGTACTTTACGACATGGGCTAATTGAACGAACGCACCCGCAGAAGAAGTTTAACGAGCCGTCTGTCATTGATTGAAGTGGTGAATGGGAGTTGCGGGGACGTGGGGATTTGGCCTGTCAATGGGCAATCAAATCATTAACGTATCCAAGGTGAGTGAGAATCCCCAGTAGCAGTGACCAGCTAACTGACAGCCACTGGATGGATTTCAATGATCCCATCGCCTGACTTACGTCGTCCGTTCGTGGACCAATCCTTTGAGGGATTTATGTATGCCGGACCACCAGTTTGTTTGTCAGGTAAATGTCGCCGGCAAATGTTTGCGCAGCCATAAATTAGCCAGACGATAAGTGGACAATTGTTGGCTGACATTAGCTCAGAGCCCACAATCCGTGGGATGCTTAGAATAATTCAAAGTTAGCTTTGTGAAGAATGGTCACTTCCTGGTGTTAATGTGATTGTTCTGGCATTATAATACACATCATGGGAAAAACACCCAAGAAGTTAATGGGAGGAGAGGATCTTCAGCACTTTTACATTGCAATCAAGCACCGATTTctcttgtattttttttgttttttgttaaatgATATTATAATTACTAATG harbors:
- the E(spl)m5-HLH gene encoding enhancer of split m5, helix-loop-helix; the protein is MAPQSNNSTTFVSKTQHYLKVKKPLLERQRRARMNKCLDTLKTLVAEFQGDDAILRMDKAEMLEAALVFMRKQVVKQQAPVSPLPMDSFKNGYMNAVSEISRVMACTPAMSVDVGKTVMTHLGVEFQRMLQADQVQTSVTTSTPRPLSPASSGYHSDNEDSQSAASPKPVEETMWRPW